The segment GTTGGTGCGTCCGCATGGAGGATGTTGTTGGTGCGTCTGTATGGAGGATGTTGTTGGTGCGTCTGTATGGAGGATGTTGATGGTGCGTCTGTATGGAGGATGTTGTTGGTGCGTCTGTATGGAGGATGTTGTTGGTGCGTCCGCATGGAGGATGTTGTTGGTGCGTCTGTATGGAGGATGTTGATGGTGCGTCTGTATGGAGGATGTTGTTGGTGCGTCTGTATGGAGGATGTTGATGGTGCGTCTGCATGGAGGATGTTGTTGGTGCGTCTGTATGGAGGATGTTGTTGGTGCGTCTGTATGGAGGATGTTGTTGGTGCGTCTGTATGGAGGATGTTGTTGGTGCGTCCGCATGGAGGATGTTGTTGGTGCGTCTGTATGGAGGATGTTGATGGTGCGTCCGTATGGAGGATGTTGTTGGTGCGTCCGCATGGAGGATGTTGTTGGTGCGTCTGTATGGAGGATGTTGTTGGTGCGTCTGTATGGAGGATGTTGATGGTGCGTCTGTATGGAGGATGTTGTTGGTGCGTCTGTATGGAGGATGTTGTTGGTGCGTCCGCATGGAGGATGTTGTTGGTGCGTCTGTATGGAGGATGTTGATGGTGCGTCTGTATGGAGGATGTTGTTGGTGCGTCTGTATGGAGGATGTTGATGGTGCGTCTGCATGGAGGATGTTGTTGGTGCGTCTGTATGGAGGATGTTGTTGGTGCGTCTGTATGGAGGATGTTGTTGGTGCGTCTGTATGGAGGATGTTGTTGGTGCGTCCGCATGGAGGATGTTGTTGGTGCGTCTGTATGGAGGATGTTGATGGTGCGTCTGTATGGAGGATGTTGTTGGTGCGTCTGTATGGAGGATGTTGATGGTGCGTCTGCATGGAGGATGTTGTTGGTGCGTCTGTATGGAGGATGTTGTTGGTGCGTCTGTATGGAGGATGTTGATGGTGCGTCTGTATGGAGGATGTTGATGGTGCGTCTGTATGGAGGATGTTGATGGTGCGTCTGTATGGAGGATGTTGATGGTGCGTCTGCATGGAGGATGTTGTTGGTGCGTCTGTATGGAGGATGTTGTTGGTGCGTCTGTATGGAGGATGTTGTTGGTGCGTCTGTATGGAGGATGTTGTTGGTGCGTCTGTATGGAGGATGTTGTTGGTGCGTCTGTATGGAGGATGTTGATGGTGCGTCTGTATGGAGGATGTTGATGGTGCGTCTGTATGGAGGATGTTGTTGGTGCGTCTGTATGGAGGATGTTGTTGGTGCGTCTGTATGGAGGATGTTGTTGGTGCGTCTGTATGGAGGATGTTGATGGTGCGTCTGTATGGAGGATGTTGATGGTGCGTCTGTATGGAGGATGTTGTTGGTGCGTCTGTATGGAGGATGTTGATGGTGCGTCTACATGGAGGATGTTGTTGGTGCGTCTGTATGGAGGATGTTGTTGGTGCGTCTGTATGGAGGATGTTGATGGTGCGTCTGTATGGAGGATGTTGATGGTGCGTCTGTATGGAGGATGTTGTTGGTGCGTCTGTATGGAGGATGTTGTTGGTGCGTCTGTATGGAGGATGTTGATGGTGCGTCTGTATGGAGGATGTTGATGGTGCGTCTGTATGGAGGATGTTGATGGTGCGTCTGCATGGAGGATGTTGATGGTGCGTCTGTATGGAGGATGTTGTTGGTGCGTCTGTATGGAGGATGTTGTTGGTGCGTCTACATGGAGGATGTTGTTGGTGCGTCTACATGGAGGATGTTGTTGGTGCGTCTGTATGGAGGATGTTGTTGGTGCGTCTGTATGGAGGATGTTGTTGGTGCGTCTGCATGGAGGAAGACTCATGGGGAGAAGTGTCTGAAAGATTAGGTTATTTTATACCCAGAAATGAgggtgtgtttgtgcttgtgtgttttTGCTTGCTGtattgatttgtgtgtgtgagtctgtgtgtgtgtgtgtgtgtgtgtatgccagtgTGTCTGCACCAACCTATATCTCTCCTCCTGCAACGTCTGTGTGATGAAGCTGTAGTCTCTCTTGAACTGGCTTTTCAGTGACTCCATGTCCTCGGCCAGCTGTGCCTGGGCCTCCCTAATCTCCCTGACCTCCTCCAGCacctcccccagcctcccctgAGAGTCCGACCTCCCCGGCCCACCCCCTGACCCCAACCCCGACCCCCCCGCCGGGTTCCCGTTGGAGTCGGCCGACACAGAGGTCCCCGTGGAACATTCGTCGTCGCTGGGGTACTTGGCCTTGGCAATCGTGGTGGCGCTGCCGCTCAGTGCCCGGGCCCCGCCTTCCGCCTGGAGCCCCGCCCCCGTCTCCATGGAGCTCTTCATGTGGGCAATGTTGTCGGCGCTGCCGAACTTATTGCGAATGAGGTTGGCGAACTCCCGCGACTTGTTGAAGAAGAAGGGGGGCGAGAGGGAGACCCCGGGGCCAATGGTCTTGACCTTGTCCATTGCCGGGTTGCGCACGCTGGCCGAGCTGACGTCCCGCAGGCTGCCGTCCTTTTGGCCCTCCTTGTCCCCCTCCCCCCGGGCATCCCTGGGCGGGTGCTTGGCCCCGTTGGCCTCCTCCTTCATACGGCGGTGGTACTGCTCCAGCTTCCTCTGCAGCTGGGCGATGCTGTGGGCAGACTTCTGGTTCTTCTTCTCAAACACCTGGCAGACCCACAGGAGAGGCAAAGGGTCAAATTAAAGATACTGCTATAATTGCTGCATTTTCTTTAAAAAGTGGCTTGTAAACATACAGCGCGCTTGGCAGATGCAGTTATGTAGCATCATAAAAGGAGAAATCAGTGGGATGTAATTGGACTGACCTGGCGTATGCGTGCCACCTGCTGCTTGTCAGCGTTGTTCACCAGTTTGAGGTACTCTGCCACGTTCTGGTCCCTGGCTGTCTGTTCCACCTTGATCTGCTCTGTCACCTTGGGGGAGATCAACGAGTCAACacagagactaacacacagaTGGGCcaatgctctcgctctctctcacacacacactcaccttgaGTATCTTCTGCTGCAGGCTGTCGATGGCCAGACGGCCCTTAGTGAAGTCCAGGCCCACGCCCCCGTCAGACACCAGGTTGGACTCTGAGCCCCCCCGCCGCATCGGTACCGGGAGGCTGAGGATGTTGTTCCCATCACTGCTGCACTccgcctggacacacacacacagagagagagagacacacacagagacaaatagagagcgagacacagagacagacagagagacacagagacagaaagaaacaTGTAAGATATTGAGAATGTCACTTCAAAGAGAATGTTTTCAATTCAATTTACACTAGAGTAAATGACTCATGTATGTCTGATAGGACAGTATGAGCTCAGCCAAGTTTATGGTGAATCTCATAGCAACGTATAGTTAGTAAGATAGATATTGATCATTTTATTGAGTGGTAATTGTTTTATCACACGGTAATACATTATCATAATCTCATCTCTTGTAATGTAAACACAAGCTCCATTTCtaggactgtctgtgtgtgtgtgtgtgtctgtgtgtgcacttGTGCCTGCATGCGCACATTCTTGCGTGGCCGTGCGCCTGTGTGCACGTGTGAGTCTGTGCGCCTTCTAACCCATTCCCCAGTCTGTGCGCCCTCTAACCCATTCCCCAGTCTGTGTGCCCTCTAACCCATTCCCCAGTCTGTGCGCCCTCTAACCCATTCCCCAGTCTGTGTGCCCTCTAACCCATTCCCCAGTCTGTGCGCCCTCTAACCCATTCCCCAGTCTGTGTGCCCTCTAACCCATTCCCCAGTCTGTGCGCCCTCTAACCCATTCCCCAGTCTGTGCGCCCTCTAACCCATTCCCCAGTCTGTGCGCCCTCTAACCCATTCCCCAGTCTGTGCGTCCTCTAACCCATTTCCCAGTCTGTGCGCCCTCTAACCCATTCCGGCATTGAGAAAAAGAACTGGATAGGAGGAAAGGACAACAGACGCATGAAAGAGAGCTCcaagtctcctctctctgcagacttTAATGGCTCTACTGAGTGGCTAGGGCAGTTGGTAGCCTCTGGGTTTACAGGCGCAGCCTCTGATGCAGAAACGTCTTGACTGTTAACTACAGGGACAGAGGATGATTATGTAATAAACCAACCTGAGATGCCTGCAGTACAACTGGACTGTCTGTAACCTGACTATATAACTACACTGTTACCTTGGCagccagcccacacacacacacacacacacacacacacacacacacacacacacacacacacacacacacacacacacacacacacacacacacacacacacacacacacacacgcatagccAGCTTGTCCTCATCTATAATTTACAGGGCAGAGTCAGGGCCCTTTATCATGTCCAACAGTAACTGATGAGATTAATAAAGCAGGCAACAGCAGCTTTAGCCTACTGGTTCACACATCACACATGTCAcaccactctcacacacacacacacacacttccaattACACCATACTCATTCACACATACACAGcctgtctccctcttcccttcctctccatcctcagattccccacccctccctctctctcctctccatcctcagattccccacccctccctctctctcctctccatcctcagattccccacccctccctctctcctct is part of the Salvelinus fontinalis isolate EN_2023a chromosome 39, ASM2944872v1, whole genome shotgun sequence genome and harbors:
- the LOC129838497 gene encoding transmembrane and coiled-coil domain protein 3-like, whose protein sequence is MPSADTAVDKSFSEVERYNICGEMAECSSDGNNILSLPVPMRRGGSESNLVSDGGVGLDFTKGRLAIDSLQQKILKVTEQIKVEQTARDQNVAEYLKLVNNADKQQVARIRQVFEKKNQKSAHSIAQLQRKLEQYHRRMKEEANGAKHPPRDARGEGDKEGQKDGSLRDVSSASVRNPAMDKVKTIGPGVSLSPPFFFNKSREFANLIRNKFGSADNIAHMKSSMETGAGLQAEGGARALSGSATTIAKAKYPSDDECSTGTSVSADSNGNPAGGSGLGSGGGPGRSDSQGRLGEVLEEVREIREAQAQLAEDMESLKSQFKRDYSFITQTLQEERYRFERLEDQLNDLTELHQHETSNLKQELASIEEKVAYQAYERARDIQEALESCQTRVSKLELQQQQQQQQTVQVENTDAKVMLGKCINIMLAIVTVILVCVSTAAKFTAPLLRSRVHLALTCVGLSLLAVIWKNWEHLQCALERILLPH